One stretch of Cohnella algarum DNA includes these proteins:
- a CDS encoding sugar transferase, protein MPVIEEYALFLLMFLVIHAFSLIQGYLFSGKAERSFMEEYWFVAKSSVYAFLITIGITFLLKTTFLYSRITLVTFIVLILCESLLWRVLYTALINYLNQKGTIRNHVLIVGAGKVGAEILEQVTQGKSKNHFVGFLDDYKTGEGIIGRSDQLETILQQTRVDTIYITIPSERQMIESIIHAVYKYNVDIRIIPEMYDRMATVFTFRKDLDYPCMQVVKTPLRGMNIVLKRMADILGSLVLLTALSPVFLAVGLWIKLDSKGPVFFRQQRIGKNGMSFHMLKFRSMHNEAERMKSSLAKDNEASGPVFKLKNDPRVTRSGKWLRKYSLDELPQLWNVLKGEMSLIGPRPPLPQEVEQYTNYHWRRLDVLPGMTGLWQVSGRSDLDFEQWVDLDIYYIERWSLGLELKILLKTIPVVVKGTGAY, encoded by the coding sequence ATGCCGGTTATCGAGGAATACGCGCTGTTTTTGCTCATGTTTCTCGTCATCCATGCTTTTTCCCTTATCCAAGGCTACTTGTTCTCGGGTAAAGCCGAACGTTCGTTCATGGAAGAATACTGGTTTGTGGCGAAATCCAGCGTGTATGCCTTTCTCATCACGATTGGCATTACCTTCTTATTGAAAACGACCTTTCTATATTCTAGGATTACATTGGTTACGTTTATCGTTCTTATCCTGTGCGAGTCCTTGTTATGGAGAGTTCTCTATACAGCTCTGATCAATTATTTGAATCAAAAAGGAACGATTCGGAACCACGTCCTTATTGTAGGGGCCGGCAAGGTCGGCGCGGAAATTTTGGAGCAGGTCACCCAAGGGAAAAGCAAAAACCATTTCGTCGGATTTCTGGACGACTATAAAACGGGAGAAGGGATCATCGGGAGAAGCGATCAGTTGGAAACGATCCTGCAACAGACGCGCGTCGACACGATCTATATTACGATTCCTTCCGAACGCCAAATGATCGAATCGATCATCCATGCGGTATATAAGTACAATGTGGACATTCGGATTATTCCGGAAATGTACGACCGCATGGCCACGGTGTTCACGTTCCGCAAAGATCTGGACTATCCGTGCATGCAAGTGGTCAAAACGCCGCTCAGAGGCATGAACATCGTGCTTAAGCGGATGGCCGACATTTTGGGAAGTCTTGTTTTATTGACCGCGCTGTCGCCGGTTTTTCTGGCGGTTGGGCTATGGATCAAGCTGGATTCCAAGGGGCCGGTATTTTTCCGCCAGCAGCGGATCGGAAAGAACGGAATGTCCTTTCATATGCTGAAGTTCCGTTCGATGCACAATGAAGCGGAGCGAATGAAGTCGTCATTGGCGAAAGACAACGAGGCAAGCGGACCGGTTTTCAAACTGAAAAACGACCCGCGAGTGACAAGATCCGGCAAGTGGCTGCGAAAGTATTCGCTTGACGAGCTGCCGCAGCTTTGGAACGTGTTAAAAGGAGAAATGAGCCTGATCGGACCAAGGCCTCCGTTGCCCCAGGAAGTCGAACAATATACGAATTACCATTGGAGGCGGCTGGACGTGCTTCCGGGCATGACCGGGCTATGGCAGGTTAGCGGCAGGAGCGACCTCGATTTCGAACAGTGGGTCGACCTGGATATCTATTATATCGAACGCTGGAGCCTGGGACTAGAGTTGAAAATTTTGCTGAAAACGATACCTGTAGTGGTCAAAGGTACGGGGGCGTATTGA